GTGGACTCTCAAAACCCGGTTGCAAGACTTATATGCACTTCTACAGTTAATACGGAAGAATCCACGTCGAGAAAGCACTTCAGGAAATGTCCTAGGTGGTTTTTTGTGGAGCGGACAGATCAAGTGTAAGAGAGAAAGCACTTCAGAAAATGTCCTAGGTGGTTTTTTATGGAGCGGACAGATCAAGTGTAAAAGctgattgattaatttaatcctCGTTCAATTTTATGTTTTGGTTTGGTGTCCTAAGTGTTTTATGTTTTAGTTTGGTGTTATGTTTATTAGGTCAAGAAAATTTCTTTATATATGCACCATTACTATTGCGTTAATTTGAACTTTCTTATTTTGGAACAAACCACGTTAGATTTGAGCTGTCTTATCTACATTGGAGGATTAAAAGCAATTATATTGGATTAAAGCTAATTTGTAATTCAATTAAAACTAAGTGAAAGGTTTGTCAATAGATGACTACCATGTCGCTAGAATTCTTTATATCAACTCAGTCACATTTTTACCGTTGAATCCATGACGGTTATGATGCATTACCTATCCTAGGAATGTAGGAATTGATACATACCCCCATCACCATTTCTTCTACGAACGTTGTAAAAATATTCCAAACGTTGTAAAAATATTCCGTCATTCACAATTAACCAACATATTTTGATGACCGCAGATTTGGGTATCCTTGGAGGAGGATGAACCCCTGTGAGGCATTGGTATCTGAAATGCAAGAGAGGTTCAGGAAATTTTGGTCGAAAAAGGTGTAATTTTGGATTAGAGAatgaaaattgttgaatttaTAGAAGTTGGGATTATAGCTGTCCGACTAAATGATTATCGGATCAATGCAACCTGAGCAAACACCTAAATTAGAGAATTTGCCCATCCAATTTATGTGTTTGTCAGCCCCTCTTTGGGGTGCGGATAGGCGAATCTGCTCGTTTGCCCACCCTGTTGTCTCGGCCATTATTTGGCTTACtaaagatgcaagttgtcagCCAAGAGAGGGATGGCAAATGGGAGAAGCCTAAACAACATTGTTTTAGATTTTCTATCAAGGGACACGGAAAGTTTTGGTGGATACCTGTCTAAATTATaccgcagcagcagcagcagcagcctgAGCAATACTGAAATTGTTTGAAGTCATATTTGGACTACCAAACATCAAATCACCACCAACACCTTGGCTCTTTCAACTGCAATGTAATAtatgttttcttaatttttataaCAAATGGTAACATTCAAAATACAATTTCTATAACAAACAGATATATGTTTCCTTCTCATGCATATACTGATTAAAGAAAGTTTTGTTTGTACTTTTCTGATCAATATCAGTTGATCAAAAAGCAACATCATATTCTAAATTGTTTTAATACTTCAAAATATTTACAGAAAGTTTTATTACATCAATGATTACAGAGTGGCTACTGATCCACGCCCTTCACCCAAATCATGATGCATTGCCTCGTAATCAAGCTCAGGATGAGAATACTTCACCATATTATGTATCCATATTAAGTGACCATGGAAGTGCAGACTCATGTCCTGTAAAATAAGATATAATTAGTAAAGCAGTCTCAggtttcttttccttctttctaTTTTCAGACACAAAATTCACAAGGACAACAGTAAGACGTGAAACGTAGGTGTTTAAGTAGGATAATGGTGGGGTTTAACATTTCAAGTCCACAATTAATATATGGTCTCTATTCTTGAATCGTATTCTACAAAGTAACACCATATTATGTATCCACATTGGCACAATAATGAAGGTTTACCAATCATAACTATTCTTATTAAAGCATGAAATGAAAAGGCAACTTTTCCCTCGAACACTGTAAAACCTAAATAGAGGGGGTTTACGTCATTACCCAATAATAAAGAGGAAATGATGAATCTAGAAAACTTACCCATCGGCCTGCGTTCTGGCATGCTCACGTATTTGGGGCATGACCTATGCTTTTCATTCATTATGCAGTCGCGAGGCTGTTGAAAACAATTGAAACAATTTCAAGAGATAAGTGGCACCCCACGACAATGAAAACGACAATGAAGATTGGACTCTTATAAATACATGAGCAAATTGATTTTTCATTCAAAATCCTGTTTTGGATTGTTTCTGAAGAACACAGTCAGAAAATATGCATATATATATGCATGTAATCAAGGGTTCCTTTGGCTATGTACAGAAGGATGAACAACAAAAAGCTTGTATATATGAAAAAACCAAGATGAAAGGAAAGTACGCTAAAATCATTGGGGTAATGCGAAACAACATCAGGACTGGATGAGCAaaccttgaaatctttgtaaaagCATAAGCGAAGCTCCTCTATGGCACCATGTGAGCAAACCACCTGAGGAGTTGCTCCAAAAGCATTTTGAACGGCTGAAACAATGCCTCCCAAGGGATATTTCTCAGAATTTGAAGGTACATATCCTTCGGCAGCCAAAATTGCCTGGTGACAAATATTTAAGCTCAAAATTAGCCAAATCATAAAACTTGCAGGGAAGTCATACTTGCCTGGGTAAGCATTTCGTAAGAAGTAAACTTTCGCACATGTCTACCAGCTAGACCAAGCCTTGATCAGGCCAGTCAACTATCTGAGTTTCGGTGAAGTATTTAGTGCTTAGCTAGCTATGAATAATTCAGTTATCTGCacccttttttttaaaaaattctgcATGGAACCAACATGACCTACTTGAGATGATCTAAGGGTTTCTCTATGGGAAGGATGTTCTCTGCCTGCTAATCAATGGAGATGATCTTTGCAAAAATCATATTGTTCTAATCTTTTAACACCATCATCCTTAACTTGGAAATCAACTATAAGAAAAAGTTTACATTGCTGTTGATTTCAAAAGAACAGATGATAACACAAGACGTTTAAAATGGTAAAATTATTGTACAAGTTGTCCCTCAGATCATAGTGATCTTAGACAGATAAGTGGGGATGTGGGATCATAGCAAGATTCAAAAAAAGCACGGACAAGAAAAGGAAGTAATAGCCAGCTTTTTGAATACCTACCGTGACGTTATACTTGAAGTAAACACTGAGAGTTGTTGTGAAGTACTGGTATTCATCATGAACTACTGGAGAAGAACATGTGCCATGCTTTTCTGTAATAACAAGGTTGGACAGAGAAGTATAAGATTACGATAGAAAGCTTATTTGTTTTTTACATTACATATAGGTACACTTTCTTATTGTGAATACATTTCATACGCAAGCATATGCGCATGAACATGCATAGACGCATAATCAAAGAGATACATTGAAGAATGAACTTGTCTTGGATGAGAACAGAGCCTTACCCCACTGTAGATTTGTGTCCCCGCAGATACATTCATGGTACAGTCATAACGGGAGAAAAAAGAATTAGCTAACAGCATAGAATAGACAAAGATGCAAATTTAATCAAATAGCCAACTTGTTTATgcatatcaatcacctcatgggCCCAGAAGAGTCCTCTTCCACCACTGCAGGTCGATGGCTTTCCACAGCTTAAGGACGGCCAATACTTGTCTAGATCTTTGCGCAATGATGAGATCTAGACGAAGAAAACCAGACATATGTATAAGTAACTCTGTAATAAGCTATACGAACTCAGAAATAGACAGTCTACTTTTCTACATATAGGAACTATATGCGCTATTTGATCAGATAGGTTGTAATTTTAAATGCGTAAACTATTTAAGAAAGTTCTCATAATAATTAATCGCCTTTTTGTTTATCGTCTTCTGCAATCTTTTGACCAAGCTTTACCCGCAGAGTCTATATAGTTTCACCAAAATGAGCTCAATTGCTTCAAAATTCTCTCATATGTGTTTCTCTACTTATGCTTTGGGATTCTGAAATAACTCACCCCTACTCAACACACACACACATgcgcaaaagaaaaaaatgacacTTAAACCGAAAGCAAGAGACAGAATAAATACCAATTTCTCATCAAATCTAGTTTCGGTGCAACATGCTGGCCAGGTTCCATCATTGTAGTCAGGCCAGAGTCCATCTGTCACATAAGAAAATACATAACAAAGACTAAAATGAAGAAATGACACATGAGAAATTCGTTCGCAAACATAATTAAGTATACATGCTGAGCGATAAACAACAATGACGGTCAGTTTTTCAGTGCTAAAACAGAACAACAATACTCAAAGAGGATGAAAGTTGAGTTCTGGTAAAAGGCTCAATACTAATGCATTACAATGTCATGAGTTTCCTAGATCATGACAAATTACTAATACTTTTCCTACATTTTAACCTATTATGCTATAAGACTTGGTCTACTAACAAAGCATTCCATCTCTGTTCTGCAATGGATCATGTAAGCAGCATACAATGTTGTTTAAGTTAAGTTATTAAGACTTGGTCTACTAACAAACCAGTCCATCTCCGTTCTGCAATGGGTAACCTAAGCAGCATACAGACTTCAGAAGACAGACTATACAATCATTAAGCACGATATTCATATTTGTCATTGTAAAAACTAAACCCCAAAAGCACACTTACGGATGGTGAACTCTGTTGGTCCATTATCACTGCAAAATAGACAAAAAACTGGATCTAAGTGAAAACTACTAAATGCAAGAGATCCAATAACAAATGAAATTAAGTAAGCATTACGATAACATAAACAGCAACAAGATTACTGGAAAGGAAACAATAAGATTCCCTATCATAA
This genomic stretch from Papaver somniferum cultivar HN1 chromosome 5, ASM357369v1, whole genome shotgun sequence harbors:
- the LOC113284533 gene encoding ribonuclease 2-like, whose translation is MAFSKTLFVSVLLIVLGSCLFVEIDGRSRSRSLLSAQREFDYFALSLQWPGTICQHTRHCCAGNGCCRSDNGPTEFTIHGLWPDYNDGTWPACCTETRFDEKLISSLRKDLDKYWPSLSCGKPSTCSGGRGLFWAHEWEKHGTCSSPVVHDEYQYFTTTLSVYFKYNVTAILAAEGYVPSNSEKYPLGGIVSAVQNAFGATPQVVCSHGAIEELRLCFYKDFKPRDCIMNEKHRSCPKYVSMPERRPMGHESALPWSLNMDT